The Bifidobacterium coryneforme genome segment GCGGATTGCCAGGTCTGGGTTCAAGGGGAAAGATACCCTCGCTCCTGTCATTACTGCACGCTAGGGTTCACTTCGTTCTGAGCCCTGGTCAGGAAGGTTGGTATGCGGGTACTGGATTTCGATGGCACCATCTATGACGGTGAGAGCCTGCTCGACTTCTACTTCTTCACCCTGCGCCGGTACGGCAGCATGGTGAGGTTCGCCCCTGCCGCCTTGTACTACGCCATCAGGTACCGGCTCGGCAGGGTAACCCTGGAAGAGCTCGACAGGGCCATGCGCCGCATAGGCGGCAGGTATCTACAGCAGCTCACGTCCCGTCCCGATTTTGATATGGATCGATTGGTCAGCGAATTCTGGGACAGGAACATGAGCAAAATCATGGATTGGTACCGACCCCGTCAGGATGATGTCATCCTGACGGCGAGTTTCGATGTGGTGGCGGGAGAGGCGTGCCGCCGCCTGGGAGTGGGCCGATGCATCGGTTCGACACTCGATATGGAGACCCTGGAGGTCGGGTATCTCAACTTCGGTCCGGGCAAACCAGTTCATTTCATGGAAGCGGTCGGGGACGGTGCACGGATTGACTCCTTCTACACCGACAGCGACTTCGATGCCCCGATGGTGCAGCTGGCCAGGAAGGCATACCTGGTTGAGAGGGGATGCGTGCACCGCATCAAGTGACCCTTCGGAACAAGGAATCAGCCTTCGAATGGGTAGACCAGACCCCATTGCTGGCGAATCGAGTCCATCAGCTCCATGATGCGCAGGGTATCGTGGTGGGGCATCTCCGGGCACTCGGTCCGTCCGTCCAGGATGGCCTCGGCGGCGCTGGCCACCTCGTATTCGTATCCTGTCAGCTGATCTGGGATTGGATAACTGCGGATCTTTTCGTGCGTATTGTCGTAGAGGTCCAGGGATTCCACGTTGTTGATGTTCCCGCACATGAGGTAGCCCTCGCTTCCCCATATGGAGCCGAAGCGGTCACTGTTCGAAACCATGGAACTGGTTGCCACCCCCATGGACCCGTCCTGGTAGAGCAGGGTCGTTGAATTCTGGCTGTCGACCCCTTCGGGGCTGCGTACCCAGTCTGTGGTGATTCGCTCGATGGGCCTGGGCCCCATGATCATGTCGATGAAGTTGAGCGGGTAGACGCCCACATCGAGTAGGGCGCCGCCGGCAAGAGCGGGGTCGGTCATGCGGGCTTTTCCTGTGGTCACATAGCCCAGATTGCCGGTGACCGTCTGCACGGTGCCCAGATCGCCGGATGATACGATGCGGTCGATGATGGATCGTGAAGGCATGTAACGGGTCCAGATGGCTTCGGTGCAGAGGAGTCCTGTCTTCTGCGAGGTCTCGATCACCTGCCTGGCCTGCTTGGCGTTGGCTGTGAACGACTTCTCAACCAGGACGTTCTTGCCGGCCTCCATGCAGGCTACGGCCTGTTCCGCGTGCAGATTATGGGGGGTGGCGATGTAGACCAGGTCGACTTCGGGGTCCTCCAGGAGTTCCTGGTACGAACCGTATGGGTGCTCGAAGCCATACTGGGCTGCGAAGGCTCCGGCGCGCTCGCGGTCCCGGGAGGCCACGGCGTAGGGGGCCACAAGTCGGCTGTAGCGCTCATCCTTGGTCATCATGACCAGTGTCCTGGCCAGGGAGTGGGCTATGCGGCCGGCCCCCAAAATAGCCACGTTGACGTGCCTTCCCTTTTGCTGGGCTTCCTGCCGCCTGCCGTTCAATCTACTCATCCTTACTCCTTTGTTTGGATTGGTGCTTTTATCGATTCGTCTTGGCGATCGGGGTCGATGATGGCCTGATACAGCTCGTCCAGGGTCTTATCGCGGTGGGTGGCATTCAACTGGCATTCCCATACCGTGAAGACCCTCCATCCCATGGCACGCAGTTTGCTGCCCTGTTCCTGGTCCCGCTGACGGTTCCTTGTCAGCTTGGTGGTCCAGAATTCCACGTTCGATTTAGGGATGGAGAATTTGGCGCAGCCCTCATGCATATGCCAGAAACAGCCGTTGACGAAGACCATGGCCCGCCACTTGGGCAGGACCACATCGGGGTGGCCCGGGTACCTTTTGTCGTTCTTGCGGAAGCGGAGTCCGCGGGCGAAGAGGTAGGACCGGACCAACCGTTCGATGGAGGTCTCCTTGCCCCTGATGCGGGACATGGTGTAGCTGCGGGTGCCGGGTTTGTACTTGCTTGGAGCCACCTTCGAAGGCATACCCGGACCCTATGCTCAGAGCACTTCGATGCTGTTGATGAAGACCGGTTCCTGGGGGCGGTCGCCGGAGTCGGTGGCTACGGCATCAAGCTTGTCGACGACCTTCTTGGAATCCTCATCGGCAACCTGGCCGAAGATGGTGTGGTGACCATCCAGCCAGGGGGTGGGTACGGTCGTGATGAAGAACTGGGAGCCGTTTGTGCCGTGGGCCCTGCCCGTGGCGGGGTCACGACGCAGGCCGGCATTGGCCATGGCCAGCTTGTAGGGCTGGTCAAAGGTCAGCTCGGAGTCAAT includes the following:
- a CDS encoding haloacid dehalogenase-like hydrolase gives rise to the protein MRVLDFDGTIYDGESLLDFYFFTLRRYGSMVRFAPAALYYAIRYRLGRVTLEELDRAMRRIGGRYLQQLTSRPDFDMDRLVSEFWDRNMSKIMDWYRPRQDDVILTASFDVVAGEACRRLGVGRCIGSTLDMETLEVGYLNFGPGKPVHFMEAVGDGARIDSFYTDSDFDAPMVQLARKAYLVERGCVHRIK
- a CDS encoding peptidylprolyl isomerase, which produces MTTIIMHTSEGDIRLDLFDDKAPETVSNFLDLAQGKKTWTDPETGQEREDPFYDGLTFHRIIKDFMIQGGCPLGTGTGGPGYEFDDEIDSELTFDQPYKLAMANAGLRRDPATGRAHGTNGSQFFITTVPTPWLDGHHTIFGQVADEDSKKVVDKLDAVATDSGDRPQEPVFINSIEVL
- a CDS encoding very short patch repair endonuclease; translated protein: MPSKVAPSKYKPGTRSYTMSRIRGKETSIERLVRSYLFARGLRFRKNDKRYPGHPDVVLPKWRAMVFVNGCFWHMHEGCAKFSIPKSNVEFWTTKLTRNRQRDQEQGSKLRAMGWRVFTVWECQLNATHRDKTLDELYQAIIDPDRQDESIKAPIQTKE
- a CDS encoding Gfo/Idh/MocA family protein; this encodes MSRLNGRRQEAQQKGRHVNVAILGAGRIAHSLARTLVMMTKDERYSRLVAPYAVASRDRERAGAFAAQYGFEHPYGSYQELLEDPEVDLVYIATPHNLHAEQAVACMEAGKNVLVEKSFTANAKQARQVIETSQKTGLLCTEAIWTRYMPSRSIIDRIVSSGDLGTVQTVTGNLGYVTTGKARMTDPALAGGALLDVGVYPLNFIDMIMGPRPIERITTDWVRSPEGVDSQNSTTLLYQDGSMGVATSSMVSNSDRFGSIWGSEGYLMCGNINNVESLDLYDNTHEKIRSYPIPDQLTGYEYEVASAAEAILDGRTECPEMPHHDTLRIMELMDSIRQQWGLVYPFEG